One segment of Belonocnema kinseyi isolate 2016_QV_RU_SX_M_011 chromosome 7, B_treatae_v1, whole genome shotgun sequence DNA contains the following:
- the LOC117176054 gene encoding glutathione S-transferase 1-1-like isoform X1, with the protein MPRPILYTTNASPPCRSVLLAAAAVGLELDTREIDLKAKETMKPEFIKLNPQHTIPTLVDEGFVLWDSHAIMGYLVTKYGKSDSLYPKDPQVRAKIDQFLHFETGYLFNTLRTIGRPMFLHGEANVTADKIELLNSTYEILENLLEGRKWMVGDSYTLADISCVSTLSSLTAFRPLDKYPNIQAWLKNCEETLPNYAQINLPGNQIIHQIIGAILKKPL; encoded by the exons atgcctCGTCCTATATTATATACCACAAACGCTAGTCCTCCATGTCGAAGTGTTTTGCTAGCAGCTGCAGCTGTGGGACTTGAATTGGATACTCGCGAAATAGACCTTAAAGCGAAAGAAACAATGAAGCCGGAATTTATtaag CTGAATCCTCAGCACACTATTCCAACTTTAGTCGATGAAGGATTTGTGCTCTGGGACAG TCATGCTATCATGGGCTACTTGGTCACTAAGTATGGAAAAAGTGATTCCTTGTACCCAAAGGATCCTCAAGTTCGGGCGAAAATTGATCAGTTTCTTCATTTTGAAACTGGGTACCTTTTCAATACTTTGAGAACCATTGGG AGACCTATGTTTCTTCACGGTGAGGCTAATGTTACTGCTGACAAAATAGAACTTTTGAACAGCACTTATGAGATTTTGGAAAATCTTCTCGAAGGTCGAAAATGGATGGTTGGTGATTCGTACACTTTGGCTGATATAAGTTGTGTTTCCACTCTCTCAAGTCTTACC GCTTTTAGACCACTGGATAAATACCCAAACATTCAAGCATGGTTGAAAAATTGCGAAGAAACTTTGCCAAACTATGCACAGATAAATCTCCCAGGAAACCAAATTATTCACCAAATTATAGGTGCTATTTTAAAAAAGCCTTTGTAA
- the LOC117176054 gene encoding glutathione S-transferase 1-like isoform X2 — protein MRERSFFLHSEWTFVWGVRFKLNPQHTIPTLVDEGFVLWDSHAIMGYLVTKYGKSDSLYPKDPQVRAKIDQFLHFETGYLFNTLRTIGRPMFLHGEANVTADKIELLNSTYEILENLLEGRKWMVGDSYTLADISCVSTLSSLTAFRPLDKYPNIQAWLKNCEETLPNYAQINLPGNQIIHQIIGAILKKPL, from the exons ATGCGTGAGAGGAGCTTTTTTTTACATTCGGAGTGGACCTTTGTCTGGGGAGTTAGGTTCAAG CTGAATCCTCAGCACACTATTCCAACTTTAGTCGATGAAGGATTTGTGCTCTGGGACAG TCATGCTATCATGGGCTACTTGGTCACTAAGTATGGAAAAAGTGATTCCTTGTACCCAAAGGATCCTCAAGTTCGGGCGAAAATTGATCAGTTTCTTCATTTTGAAACTGGGTACCTTTTCAATACTTTGAGAACCATTGGG AGACCTATGTTTCTTCACGGTGAGGCTAATGTTACTGCTGACAAAATAGAACTTTTGAACAGCACTTATGAGATTTTGGAAAATCTTCTCGAAGGTCGAAAATGGATGGTTGGTGATTCGTACACTTTGGCTGATATAAGTTGTGTTTCCACTCTCTCAAGTCTTACC GCTTTTAGACCACTGGATAAATACCCAAACATTCAAGCATGGTTGAAAAATTGCGAAGAAACTTTGCCAAACTATGCACAGATAAATCTCCCAGGAAACCAAATTATTCACCAAATTATAGGTGCTATTTTAAAAAAGCCTTTGTAA
- the LOC117176052 gene encoding F-box/LRR-repeat protein 21-like, translating to MGQLGYVNKNLAKMDKPSIEILNDDCLLLIFEYLPLKDKLKIEAVCKRWQRLSSSIWWNYKILVSNHVVGDYPSGMSQSIDYNTFKQISKNCARHLTTVDLSVIIPHDRDRLLSISDLRSIFEQCPNIQALYIIQCFEDIQLKGLRVIDYLKPFWKQLTKFGYFYSYNVIPNEDLFEILTEMTKLKHFYIDTAFDEKFLKYLSKDIEELIMENGGRICFKTVCEALKNTKLHTLCSSGLVMEDKINLPENCHIRNLALTMTHMSDNPNWAASISQFVDIEQLNVEMNDNIDDAFLNAVADNCKKITFLNFSGCSRVTDSGTTNLKTLPKLRHLSIGGLVNVTGKNLGRLPELEVLDCSKSENITDDSLYEIVWNSSRLRFLILNNCKLITNNLIKIAIKATLRRDNGLILNMDILSTKINLKKVGRKSPLLKVYRHISYLLECGSNYNPYFPTIYDFYVDRHIDPNYSRIIVN from the exons ATGGGACAATTGGGATATGTGAATAAAAATTTGGCAAAGATGGATAAGCCAAGCATAGAAATATTAAACGATGATTGTCTATTACTTATATTTGAATACTTGCCTTTAAAAgacaagttgaaaattgaagcag TGTGCAAAAGATGGCAACGTCTTAGTTCGTCAATATGGTGGAATTACAAAATTCTTGTCTCAAATCATGTAGTCGGAGATTATCCTTCAGGAATGAGTCAATCAATCGATTACAACACTTTCAAGCAGATATCGAAAAATTGTGCTCGACATTTAACAACTGTTGACTTGAGTGTTATAATACCTCATGATCGTGATCGTTTATTAAGCATATCAGACCTGCGTTCCATTTTTGAACAGTGTCCCAACATACAAGCTCTGTATATAATACAGTGTTTTGAAGATATTCAACTGAAGGGCCTCAGAGTAATCGATTATCTGAAACCATTTTGGAAGCAGTTGACGAAGTTTGGCTATTTTTATAGTTACAATGTAATCCCCAATGAAGATCTATTCGAAATACTGACAGAGATGAcaaaactgaaacatttttatattgataCTGCCTTCgacgagaaatttttgaaatatctatcaAAAGATATTGAAGAACTTATTATGGAAAATGGCGGGAGGATTTGTTTTAAAACCGTTTGTGAG gcGCTCAAGAATACTAAATTACACACACTTTGTTCAAGTGGATTAGTAATGGAAGATAAAATAAACTTACCTGAAAATTGCCACATAAGAAATTTAGCTTTGACTATGACACACATGTCCGATAATCCAAATTGGGCAGCATCAATTTCACAATTCGTAGATATTGAACAACTGAACGTTGAAATGAATGACAATATTGACGATGCATTTCTAAATGCGGTTGCTGACAACTGCAAAAAAATTACCTTCCTGAATTTTAGTG GTTGCAGTCGTGTGACCGATTCTgggactacaaatttaaaaacattgccaAAACTTCGACACTTATCAATAGGAGGGTTGGTAAACGTTACAGGTAAAAATTTGGGAAGACTCCCTGAATTAGAAGTGTTAGATTGCagtaaatctgaaaatataacagACGATTCTTTATATGAAATAGTTTGGAATTCATCACGGCTCAGATTTCTCATtctaaataattgcaaattaataaCCAATAACTTGATCAAGATTGCTATCAAAGCTACTCTTAGACGTGATAACGGGTTAATTTTAAACATGGATATACTTTCCactaaaataaacttaaaaaaggtGGGAAGAAAGTCACCTTTGCTCAAAGTATATAGGCATATTAGCTACTTGCTTGAATGTGGTAGTAATTATAACCCCTATTTTCCTACTATTTATGACTTTTATGTGGATAGACATATCGACCCAAACTACTCGCGCATAATAGTCAATTGA